The Pseudomonas orientalis genome contains a region encoding:
- a CDS encoding DNA polymerase III subunit chi, with product MTQVDFYILPSADPSARLDFACKLTEKAWRMGHRIYLHCSDAAQREDLDGRLWRFKGESFVPHGPAESEPDGVVVLGLGDSCGDHHDLLVNLDLKVPAFAKAFARVAEVVVEDPAIRQAARESFRFYREQGYPLQDHRLQRL from the coding sequence ATGACCCAAGTCGACTTCTATATATTGCCCAGCGCCGACCCATCCGCGCGCCTGGACTTTGCCTGCAAGCTCACCGAAAAGGCCTGGCGCATGGGCCATCGCATTTACCTGCATTGCAGCGATGCCGCCCAACGCGAGGACCTCGATGGCCGCCTGTGGCGCTTCAAAGGCGAAAGCTTCGTACCTCACGGCCCCGCCGAATCGGAACCCGACGGCGTGGTAGTGCTGGGCCTGGGTGACAGTTGCGGCGACCACCATGACCTGCTGGTCAACCTTGACCTGAAGGTACCGGCCTTTGCCAAGGCTTTCGCCCGTGTGGCGGAAGTGGTGGTGGAAGACCCGGCTATTCGTCAGGCCGCGCGGGAGAGTTTCCGTTTCTACCGCGAACAGGGCTATCCTCTGCAGGACCACCGGCTACAACGACTTTGA
- a CDS encoding valine--tRNA ligase, which yields MDKTYQPHAIETSWYNTWESENYFAPQGAGDSYTIMIPPPNVTGSLHMGHGFNNAIMDALIRFRRMQGRNTLWQPGTDHAGIATQMLVERQLEATGQSRHDLGREKFLEKIWEWKDQSGGNISRQIRRLGSSVDWSRERFTMDDGLSEAVKEAFVRLHEDGLIYRGKRLVNWDTKLHTAISDLEVENHDEKGFLWNLKYPLADGARTAEGNDYLIVATTRPETMLGDAAVAVNPNDERYQALIGKFVELPLVGRRIPIIADDYCDPEFGTGCVKITPAHDFNDYEVGKRHNLPLLNIFDKNAAVLPACQVFNLDGTLNDSVDGKVPAEYAGLDRFEARKQIVAAFDAAGLLVSVDDHGLKVPKGDRSGTVIEPWLTDQWYVSTKPLAEPAIAAVEDGRIQFVPKQYENMYFSWMRDIQDWCISRQLWWGHRIPAWYDESGKVYVGRDEAEVRAKHNLGADIALQQDNDVLDTWFSSGLWTFSTLGWPQQTEFLKKFHSTDVLVTGFDIIFFWVARMIMLTMHLVKNEDGTPQVPFKTVYVHGLVRDGQGQKMSKSKGNVLDPLDIIDGIDLETLVQKRTSGLMQPKLAKKIEKQTRDEFADGIASYGTDALRFTFCSLASTGRDIKFDMGRVEGYRNFCNKIWNAARYVLDKGEDCGQNGEAFELSLADRWIISQLQRTEAEVTRQLDQFRFDLAAQALYEFIWNQYCDWYLELSKPVLWDENAPVERQRGTRRTLVRVLEVALRLAHPFMPFITEEIWQRLAPLAGIEGKTIMLQPWPVANEARIDEAAESDIEWLKTLMLGTRNIRAEMNIGPGKPLAVFVKNASAEDQRRLSENDALLKKLAKLESITVLADGAEAPLSATALVGDMEVLVPMAGLIDKGAELARLDKEIARLQGEVQRVGGKLSNAAFVDKAPAEVIEKERAKLAEAEQALGKLAEQHARISSL from the coding sequence ATGGATAAGACCTACCAGCCCCACGCCATCGAAACTTCCTGGTACAACACCTGGGAGTCCGAGAACTATTTCGCCCCACAAGGTGCGGGCGACTCGTACACCATCATGATCCCGCCACCGAACGTCACTGGCAGCCTGCACATGGGCCATGGCTTCAACAATGCGATCATGGATGCATTGATCCGTTTCCGCCGTATGCAGGGTCGCAACACCCTCTGGCAACCGGGTACCGACCACGCCGGCATCGCCACTCAGATGCTGGTGGAGCGCCAACTGGAAGCCACCGGCCAGAGCCGTCATGACCTGGGCCGCGAGAAATTCCTGGAAAAAATCTGGGAATGGAAAGACCAGTCCGGCGGCAATATCAGCCGCCAGATCCGTCGCCTGGGTTCGTCCGTGGACTGGAGCCGCGAGCGCTTCACCATGGACGACGGGCTGTCGGAAGCCGTGAAGGAAGCCTTTGTGCGCCTGCATGAAGACGGCCTGATCTACCGCGGCAAGCGCCTGGTCAACTGGGACACCAAGCTGCACACGGCGATCTCCGACCTCGAGGTGGAAAACCACGACGAGAAAGGCTTCCTGTGGAACCTCAAGTACCCGCTGGCCGATGGTGCCAGGACTGCTGAGGGCAACGACTACCTGATCGTCGCCACCACCCGTCCGGAAACCATGCTGGGTGACGCCGCCGTCGCGGTTAACCCGAATGACGAGCGCTATCAGGCACTGATCGGCAAGTTCGTCGAGCTGCCATTGGTCGGCCGTCGCATCCCGATTATCGCCGACGACTACTGCGACCCTGAATTCGGCACCGGCTGCGTGAAAATCACCCCGGCCCACGATTTCAACGACTACGAAGTCGGCAAGCGCCACAACCTGCCGCTGCTGAACATCTTCGACAAGAATGCCGCCGTATTGCCGGCCTGCCAGGTGTTCAACCTGGACGGCACGCTGAACGACAGCGTCGACGGCAAGGTCCCGGCCGAATATGCCGGCCTGGACCGCTTCGAAGCGCGCAAGCAGATCGTTGCCGCCTTCGACGCTGCCGGTTTGCTGGTGAGCGTTGATGACCACGGCCTGAAAGTACCGAAGGGCGACCGCTCCGGCACCGTGATCGAGCCGTGGCTGACCGACCAGTGGTACGTGTCCACCAAGCCGCTGGCCGAGCCTGCCATTGCCGCCGTGGAAGACGGCCGCATCCAGTTCGTGCCGAAACAGTACGAAAACATGTACTTCTCGTGGATGCGCGACATCCAGGACTGGTGCATCAGCCGTCAGCTGTGGTGGGGCCACCGTATTCCGGCCTGGTACGACGAATCGGGCAAGGTGTATGTAGGCCGCGACGAAGCCGAAGTGCGCGCCAAGCACAACCTCGGTGCCGACATCGCCCTGCAACAGGACAACGACGTACTGGACACCTGGTTCAGTTCGGGCCTGTGGACCTTCTCGACGTTGGGCTGGCCGCAGCAGACCGAGTTCCTGAAGAAATTCCACTCCACCGACGTGCTGGTCACCGGCTTCGACATCATTTTCTTCTGGGTTGCCCGGATGATCATGCTCACCATGCATTTGGTGAAGAACGAAGACGGCACCCCGCAGGTACCGTTCAAGACCGTGTACGTGCACGGCCTGGTTCGCGATGGCCAGGGCCAGAAAATGTCCAAGTCCAAGGGCAACGTCCTGGACCCGCTGGACATCATCGACGGCATCGACCTGGAAACCCTGGTGCAGAAACGCACCTCGGGCCTGATGCAGCCGAAACTGGCGAAAAAGATCGAAAAGCAGACCCGCGACGAATTCGCCGACGGCATCGCCAGCTACGGCACCGACGCCCTGCGCTTCACTTTCTGCTCGCTGGCCTCCACCGGTCGCGACATCAAGTTCGACATGGGCCGCGTCGAAGGCTATCGCAACTTCTGCAACAAGATCTGGAACGCCGCACGCTACGTGCTGGATAAAGGCGAAGACTGCGGCCAGAACGGCGAAGCCTTCGAACTGAGCCTGGCCGACCGCTGGATCATTTCGCAGCTGCAGCGCACCGAAGCCGAAGTGACCCGCCAGCTCGACCAGTTCCGTTTCGACCTGGCCGCCCAGGCCTTGTACGAGTTCATCTGGAACCAGTATTGCGACTGGTACCTGGAACTGTCCAAGCCGGTGCTGTGGGACGAAAACGCGCCCGTCGAACGCCAGCGCGGCACCCGTCGCACCCTGGTGCGCGTGCTGGAAGTGGCATTGCGCCTTGCGCATCCGTTCATGCCGTTCATCACCGAAGAAATCTGGCAGCGCCTGGCGCCGCTGGCCGGTATCGAAGGCAAGACCATCATGCTGCAGCCTTGGCCGGTGGCCAATGAAGCCCGTATCGATGAGGCCGCCGAAAGCGATATCGAATGGCTCAAGACCCTGATGCTCGGCACGCGCAACATCCGCGCCGAGATGAACATCGGTCCGGGCAAGCCGCTGGCGGTGTTCGTCAAGAACGCCAGTGCCGAAGACCAGCGTCGCCTCAGCGAAAACGATGCGCTGCTCAAGAAGCTGGCCAAGCTGGAGTCCATCACCGTATTGGCCGATGGCGCCGAAGCACCGCTGTCCGCCACTGCGCTGGTCGGCGATATGGAAGTGCTGGTGCCGATGGCCGGCCTGATCGATAAAGGCGCGGAACTGGCCCGTCTCGACAAGGAAATTGCGCGTCTGCAAGGCGAAGTGCAGCGCGTGGGCGGCAAGCTGTCCAACGCGGCGTTCGTCGACAAGGCGCCGGCGGAAGTGATCGAGAAAGAACGCGCCAAGTTGGCCGAGGCTGAACAGGCCTTGGGCAAGTTGGCGGAGCAGCATGCGCGGATTTCCAGCCTGTAA
- the rlmF gene encoding 23S rRNA (adenine(1618)-N(6))-methyltransferase RlmF — protein sequence MTAPSTPKPPRKKPKTAATAKPVAPRKEATLHPRNRHTGRYDFQALIKTTPELAQFVIINPYGKESIDFASPDAVRVFNRALLKSFYGIQHWDIPADYLCPPVPGRADYVHFLADLLASVNDGKIPRGSIVKVLDIGMGANCVYPLIGYMEYRWNFLGSEVDPIAVAAAKAIVQSNDLSKVIELRQQPNPKHILLGLLEPAERFDLTMCNPPFHASMDEATKGSERKWRALGKADPKRKLPVLNFGGQSAELWCEGGEARFVTQLIAESAHFAHKVLWFSTLVSKASNLPAIETALKKAGVLESQVVEMSQGQKQSRFVAWTFQTKNEQQIWRQRWVR from the coding sequence ATGACCGCCCCCAGCACACCCAAACCACCGCGCAAGAAGCCTAAAACCGCCGCCACGGCCAAACCCGTCGCGCCACGCAAAGAGGCTACCCTGCACCCGCGCAACCGCCACACAGGCCGTTACGACTTCCAGGCGCTGATCAAGACCACGCCGGAACTGGCGCAATTCGTGATCATCAATCCCTATGGCAAAGAGAGCATCGACTTCGCCAGCCCCGACGCGGTGCGGGTGTTCAACCGGGCGCTGCTCAAGTCGTTCTACGGCATCCAGCATTGGGACATCCCGGCCGATTACCTGTGCCCGCCGGTGCCCGGGCGCGCCGACTACGTGCACTTCCTTGCCGACCTGCTGGCCAGCGTCAACGACGGCAAGATTCCGCGCGGTTCCATCGTCAAGGTGCTGGATATCGGCATGGGCGCCAACTGCGTCTACCCGCTGATTGGCTACATGGAGTACCGCTGGAACTTCCTCGGCTCGGAGGTCGACCCTATCGCCGTGGCGGCTGCCAAGGCCATCGTGCAGTCCAACGACTTGAGCAAAGTCATCGAGTTGCGCCAGCAACCCAACCCCAAGCACATCCTGTTGGGCCTGCTGGAGCCTGCCGAACGCTTTGACCTGACCATGTGCAACCCGCCGTTCCACGCGTCCATGGACGAAGCCACCAAGGGCAGCGAGCGCAAGTGGCGTGCCCTGGGCAAAGCCGACCCCAAGCGCAAGTTGCCGGTGCTGAACTTCGGCGGCCAATCGGCCGAACTGTGGTGTGAGGGCGGCGAAGCGCGTTTCGTGACGCAACTGATCGCCGAAAGCGCGCATTTTGCCCACAAGGTGCTGTGGTTCAGCACACTGGTGTCAAAAGCGTCAAACCTGCCCGCGATCGAGACGGCATTGAAAAAGGCCGGCGTGCTGGAAAGCCAGGTGGTGGAAATGTCCCAGGGGCAAAAGCAAAGCCGCTTCGTCGCCTGGACCTTCCAGACCAAGAACGAACAGCAGATCTGGCGCCAGCGCTGGGTGCGCTGA
- a CDS encoding DNA polymerase III subunit chi, translating into MDTPNPLKKDDHLLDDLESIRQLLGDDGLQPPLLTETADGEIQIPLLFDMVGNKSAAPQPAIAEPAPAAEKAPDALLLHLDNELRAAAQLIMQDVIDDFSPHIEAEIKRRMDARMERLLSQYQS; encoded by the coding sequence ATGGACACGCCCAATCCGCTGAAAAAAGACGACCACCTGCTGGACGACCTCGAGTCGATCCGCCAGCTGCTGGGTGATGATGGCTTGCAACCGCCGCTGTTGACCGAAACGGCCGATGGCGAGATACAGATTCCGCTGTTGTTCGACATGGTCGGCAACAAGTCTGCTGCGCCGCAGCCAGCCATTGCAGAACCCGCCCCCGCTGCCGAAAAGGCCCCTGACGCCCTGCTGCTGCATCTGGACAACGAACTGCGCGCTGCCGCGCAATTGATCATGCAGGATGTGATCGATGATTTTTCGCCGCATATTGAAGCCGAGATCAAACGGCGAATGGATGCGCGGATGGAGCGGCTGCTGAGCCAGTACCAGTCTTAA